In a genomic window of Streptomyces koelreuteriae:
- a CDS encoding acyl-CoA dehydrogenase family protein encodes MNLELSEEQTAMRQLARDFVEREITPNVIAWDRAEEVDRGVVKKLGEVGFLGLAVDEEYGGSGGDHLAYCLVTEELGRGDSSVRGVVSVSLGLVAKTVAAWGSEEQKRRWLPGLTAGEAVGCFGLTEPGTGSDAGNLATRAVRDGDDYVINGTKMFITNGTWADVVLLFARSTDAPGHKGVSAFLVPTDTPGLTRRTIHGKLGLRGQTTAELVLEDVRVPASALLGEEGKGFSIAMSALAKGRMSVAAGCVGIAQAALDAAVRYAGEREQFGKPIAGHQLVQELISDIAVDVDAARLLTWRVADLIDRGQPFAVESSKAKLFASEAAVRAANNALQVFGGYGYIDEYPAGKLLRDARVMTLYEGTSQIQKLVIGRALTGVSAF; translated from the coding sequence GTGAACCTGGAGCTCAGCGAGGAACAGACCGCCATGCGGCAGCTCGCCCGGGACTTTGTCGAGCGCGAGATCACCCCGAACGTCATCGCCTGGGACCGCGCCGAGGAAGTCGACCGCGGAGTCGTCAAGAAGCTCGGCGAGGTCGGCTTCCTGGGCCTGGCCGTCGACGAGGAGTACGGCGGCTCAGGCGGCGACCACCTCGCGTACTGCCTGGTCACGGAGGAACTGGGCCGGGGCGACTCGTCCGTGCGCGGCGTCGTCTCCGTCTCGCTGGGGCTCGTCGCCAAGACCGTCGCCGCCTGGGGGAGCGAGGAGCAGAAGCGGCGGTGGCTGCCGGGGCTCACCGCCGGCGAGGCGGTCGGCTGCTTCGGCCTGACCGAGCCGGGCACGGGCTCGGACGCGGGCAACCTCGCGACCCGGGCCGTACGCGACGGCGACGACTACGTCATCAACGGCACCAAGATGTTCATCACCAACGGCACCTGGGCCGACGTCGTCCTGCTCTTCGCCCGCTCCACGGACGCCCCCGGCCACAAGGGCGTCTCCGCCTTCCTGGTCCCCACCGACACTCCTGGCCTGACGCGCCGCACGATCCACGGCAAGCTCGGGCTGCGCGGCCAGACCACGGCCGAACTGGTGCTGGAGGACGTACGCGTGCCCGCCTCGGCGCTGCTGGGGGAGGAGGGCAAGGGCTTCTCGATCGCCATGTCCGCCCTCGCCAAGGGCCGGATGTCGGTCGCCGCCGGCTGTGTCGGCATAGCCCAGGCCGCACTGGACGCGGCGGTGCGCTACGCGGGCGAGCGCGAGCAGTTCGGGAAGCCCATCGCCGGGCACCAGCTCGTCCAGGAGCTGATCAGCGACATCGCCGTGGACGTCGACGCAGCCCGGCTGCTGACCTGGCGGGTCGCCGATCTGATCGACCGGGGTCAGCCGTTCGCCGTCGAGTCCTCCAAGGCCAAGCTGTTCGCCTCGGAGGCGGCCGTCCGCGCCGCGAACAACGCGCTCCAGGTCTTCGGCGGCTACGGCTACATCGACGAGTACCCGGCGGGCAAGCTGCTGCGGGACGCCCGCGTGATGACCCTCTACGAGGGCACCAGCCAGATCCAGAAACTGGTCATCGGGCGGGCGCTGACAGGGGTTTCGGCGTTCTGA
- a CDS encoding YiaA/YiaB family inner membrane protein has product MSDTPGKQNTAAFYGQAVASFAVAMAATAIGIYQLSADAWVRGFLAIAVLYLVTSAFTLAKVIRDRQDGASAPTYTPFEKH; this is encoded by the coding sequence ATGAGTGACACACCGGGCAAGCAGAACACCGCGGCCTTCTACGGCCAGGCCGTCGCCTCCTTCGCCGTCGCCATGGCGGCCACCGCCATCGGCATCTACCAGCTCAGCGCCGACGCCTGGGTCCGCGGCTTCCTCGCCATCGCCGTCCTGTACCTGGTCACCTCCGCCTTCACCCTGGCCAAGGTGATCCGGGACCGGCAGGACGGGGCTTCGGCGCCCACCTACACCCCCTTCGAGAAGCACTGA
- a CDS encoding TetR/AcrR family transcriptional regulator produces the protein MGTAEETAGGEAQAWGEVTPDAARRLLIAAVEAFAERGYHATTTRDIAGRAGMSPAALYIHYKTKEELLHRISRIGHAKALEILRTAARREGSARERLADAVSSFVRWHAGGRTTARVVQYELDSLGPDARAEILALRRQCDDEVHAVIVDGVASGEFDVLDVKGTTLAVLSLCIDVARWFNVDGPWTPDEVGALYADLVLRMVGAGEPAPAQK, from the coding sequence ATGGGTACGGCGGAGGAGACGGCCGGCGGCGAGGCGCAGGCGTGGGGCGAGGTCACGCCCGACGCGGCGCGACGGCTGCTGATCGCCGCGGTGGAGGCCTTCGCCGAGCGCGGGTACCACGCCACGACGACCCGTGACATCGCGGGCCGCGCCGGAATGAGCCCGGCCGCGCTCTACATCCACTACAAGACCAAGGAAGAGCTGCTGCACCGCATCAGCAGGATCGGGCACGCGAAGGCCCTGGAGATCCTGCGGACGGCGGCCCGGCGCGAGGGCAGCGCCCGCGAGCGCCTGGCCGACGCGGTCAGCTCCTTCGTCCGCTGGCACGCCGGCGGGCGCACCACGGCCCGGGTCGTCCAGTACGAGCTGGACTCGCTCGGGCCGGACGCCCGGGCCGAGATCCTCGCGCTGCGCCGGCAGTGCGACGACGAGGTGCACGCGGTCATCGTGGACGGCGTGGCGTCGGGCGAGTTCGATGTGCTCGACGTCAAGGGGACCACCCTCGCGGTGCTCTCCCTCTGCATCGACGTGGCCCGCTGGTTCAACGTCGACGGGCCCTGGACGCCGGACGAGGTCGGCGCGCTGTACGCCGACCTCGTGCTGCGGATGGTCGGAGCCGGGGAGCCGGCGCCGGCTCAGAAGTAG
- a CDS encoding MaoC family dehydratase — protein MAEPRIFTSVDDLKSAVGEQLGYTDWLDIDQKRVDLFAEATGDHQWIHVDPEKAAAGPFGTTIAHGYLTLSLLPLFGPQLIAVEGVKMGVNYGTNKVRFPAPVPVGSRLRATATITGVEDVTGGVQVTVAFTLEREGGDKPVCVAESVARYYF, from the coding sequence ATGGCAGAGCCGAGGATCTTCACGTCCGTCGACGACCTGAAGTCGGCGGTGGGCGAACAGCTCGGGTACACCGACTGGCTCGACATCGACCAGAAGCGGGTCGACCTCTTCGCGGAGGCCACCGGTGACCACCAGTGGATCCACGTCGACCCCGAGAAGGCCGCCGCGGGCCCGTTCGGCACGACCATCGCGCACGGCTATCTGACCCTGTCGCTGCTCCCCCTCTTCGGGCCGCAGCTGATCGCGGTCGAGGGCGTGAAGATGGGCGTCAACTACGGCACGAACAAGGTGCGTTTCCCCGCGCCCGTGCCGGTCGGCTCCCGGCTGCGCGCGACCGCCACGATCACCGGCGTCGAGGACGTGACCGGCGGCGTCCAGGTCACCGTCGCCTTCACGCTGGAGCGCGAGGGCGGCGACAAGCCCGTCTGCGTCGCCGAGTCCGTGGCGCGCTACTACTTCTGA
- the soxR gene encoding redox-sensitive transcriptional activator SoxR, translating into MPQIPEQIHELTVGQLAARSGAAVSALHFYESKGLIGSRRTSGNQRRYSRDTLRRVAFIRAAQRVGIPLATIREALAELPEERTPTREDWAHLSEAWRSELDERIAQLNRLRDHLTDCIGCGCLSLEGCVLSNPDDAFGERRTGSRLMVDKNRA; encoded by the coding sequence GTGCCCCAGATTCCAGAGCAGATCCATGAGCTCACGGTCGGCCAGCTCGCGGCGCGCAGCGGCGCGGCCGTCTCCGCGCTGCACTTCTACGAGTCCAAGGGCCTGATCGGCAGCCGCCGGACCTCCGGCAACCAGCGCCGCTACTCACGTGACACGCTCCGCCGGGTCGCCTTCATCAGGGCCGCGCAACGGGTCGGCATCCCGCTGGCGACGATCCGCGAGGCACTGGCGGAACTCCCCGAGGAGCGCACGCCGACCAGGGAGGACTGGGCGCACCTCTCGGAAGCCTGGCGCTCCGAACTGGACGAGCGCATCGCCCAACTGAACCGCCTGCGCGACCACCTCACCGACTGCATCGGCTGCGGCTGCCTCTCCCTCGAAGGCTGCGTCCTCTCCAACCCGGACGACGCCTTCGGCGAACGCCGCACAGGCTCCCGCCTGATGGTGGACAAGAACCGCGCATAG
- a CDS encoding 3-keto-5-aminohexanoate cleavage protein gives MVQVCLNGARGAADGAAVPLTPEAMAESAAEAVAAGATDIHVHPKTPCGRDTLSPRVLAVTLEAIRARVSVPVGVTTGAWAEPDPAARVERVRGWTVLPDHASVNWHEPGAEEVAAALLDLGVGVEAGIWSGTDGAERFAASSLGPRVLRVLAEVTDTDAGSAVASARGLLSEIGSAHGRPVLLHGEDGGAWPVLRLAGRLGVGARVGLEDVLVLPGGGRARSNAELVLAGLGEYALGRAAGARR, from the coding sequence ATGGTGCAGGTGTGTCTGAACGGGGCGCGGGGAGCCGCCGACGGTGCGGCGGTGCCGCTGACGCCCGAGGCGATGGCCGAGTCCGCGGCGGAGGCCGTCGCGGCCGGGGCCACGGACATCCATGTTCACCCCAAGACGCCGTGCGGACGGGACACGCTGTCGCCGCGCGTGCTCGCGGTGACGCTGGAGGCGATTCGGGCGCGGGTGTCGGTGCCGGTCGGGGTGACGACGGGGGCGTGGGCTGAGCCGGACCCCGCCGCCAGGGTGGAGCGTGTCCGGGGGTGGACGGTGCTGCCCGACCACGCTTCGGTCAACTGGCATGAGCCGGGGGCGGAGGAGGTGGCCGCCGCGCTTCTCGATCTCGGGGTGGGGGTGGAGGCGGGGATCTGGTCGGGGACGGACGGGGCGGAGCGGTTTGCCGCGTCTTCGCTGGGGCCGAGGGTTTTGCGGGTGCTGGCCGAGGTGACGGACACGGATGCGGGGAGTGCCGTTGCCTCTGCGCGGGGGTTGCTGTCCGAGATCGGTTCCGCCCATGGCCGTCCTGTGTTGTTGCACGGGGAGGACGGGGGTGCTTGGCCTGTGCTGCGGCTCGCGGGGCGGTTGGGGGTGGGGGCTCGGGTCGGGCTTGAGGATGTGCTGGTGTTGCCGGGTGGGGGGCGGGCTCGGTCCAATGCGGAGTTGGTTTTGGCGGGGTTGGGTGAGTACGCGCTTGGTCGGGCGGCGGGTGCTCGGCGTTGA
- a CDS encoding penicillin acylase family protein: MPRRTPRTALGRMRTPRGIPGFLKTASVCALIAGLLSPLAPAAASETATAQVAASVNDYCGNQCSDILPPGQNGNATLAQILLNQAFGTQPEHAEDQLGPYANLAKGYTGLTNDKINDFFNDASFGVPADQVASTVKPAGRADVTIVRDKKTGVPHITGTTRYGTEFGAGYAAAQDRLWLMDVFRHVGRGRLTAFAGGAPSNQGLEQQFWRHAPYTEADLQAQIDNAVATGGERGKQALADATAYLDGINSYIDASDSGRYFPGEYVLTGHKDSVTNAGTIEHFKITDLVALGSVIGALFGSGGGGEVNNALSLLAAQEKYGVAEGTKVWESFRERNDPEAVLTVHDGSFPYATKPDDPQGTALPDAGSVEPEPLVYDRTGSAATAGATGASGEAAKTALSSAKRGMSNALVVGGEHTASGHPVAVFGPQTGYFAPQLLLLQEIQGPGISARGASFAGLSMYVELGRGQDYAWSATTSGQDIIDTYAVELCQDDHHYLYRGTCTPMEKIEQKNAWKPTTADGTAAGSYTMRVWRTKYGPVEYRATVGGKKVAYTTLRSSFMHEADSIIGFQMLNDPGYVKGPESFQKAVQHINYTFNWFYADSEHTAYYNSGDNPVRANGVDAEFPVWARPAYEWRGWDPAANTADYTPPSAHPNSIDQDYYISWNNKQAKDYTTAPWGNGSVHRGNLLEDRVKKLVRQGGVTRASLVKAMADAGTADLRAEDVLPRLLKVVTSSPVTDSATAAAVGKLQAWVAAGGKRTETSAGSKKYADADAIRILDAWWPLLVKAEFEPGLGSELYEAMTANLPVDESPSAAHGPTGSHAGSSFQYGWWSYVDKDLRAVLGEQVQGPLARKYCGDGSLGACRDTLVGTLKEAAGKTAAQVYPGDDQCAAGDQWCADSVIHRTLGGIKHGKISWQNRPTYQQVVEFTSHR, from the coding sequence ATGCCACGGCGTACCCCACGCACCGCTCTCGGCAGAATGAGAACTCCCCGGGGAATCCCCGGGTTCCTGAAGACCGCTTCGGTATGCGCCCTGATCGCAGGACTTTTGTCGCCGCTCGCCCCGGCGGCCGCCTCGGAAACAGCGACCGCGCAGGTCGCGGCCTCGGTGAACGACTACTGCGGCAACCAGTGTTCGGACATTCTTCCGCCCGGCCAGAACGGCAACGCCACCCTCGCCCAGATCCTCCTCAATCAGGCCTTCGGCACCCAGCCCGAGCACGCCGAGGACCAGCTCGGGCCCTACGCGAACCTCGCCAAGGGCTACACCGGCCTCACTAACGACAAGATCAACGACTTCTTCAACGACGCCTCCTTCGGGGTCCCGGCGGACCAGGTCGCCTCCACCGTCAAGCCCGCCGGGCGGGCCGATGTGACGATCGTCCGTGACAAGAAGACGGGTGTGCCGCACATCACCGGCACTACCCGGTACGGCACCGAGTTCGGGGCCGGCTACGCGGCCGCCCAGGACCGGCTCTGGCTGATGGACGTCTTCCGCCATGTCGGGCGCGGCCGGCTCACCGCATTCGCCGGCGGCGCGCCCTCCAACCAGGGATTGGAACAGCAGTTCTGGCGGCACGCCCCGTACACCGAGGCCGATCTGCAGGCGCAGATCGACAACGCCGTCGCCACGGGCGGCGAGCGCGGCAAGCAGGCCCTCGCCGACGCCACGGCCTATCTCGACGGCATCAACTCCTACATCGACGCTTCCGACAGCGGCCGCTACTTCCCCGGCGAGTACGTCCTCACCGGCCACAAGGACTCCGTCACCAACGCCGGGACGATCGAGCACTTCAAGATCACCGACCTGGTCGCGCTGGGCTCGGTCATCGGCGCGCTGTTCGGTTCCGGCGGGGGCGGCGAGGTCAACAACGCGCTCTCGCTGCTGGCCGCCCAGGAGAAGTACGGCGTGGCCGAGGGCACCAAGGTCTGGGAGTCGTTCCGCGAGCGCAACGACCCGGAGGCCGTCCTCACCGTCCACGACGGCAGCTTCCCGTACGCGACCAAGCCCGACGATCCGCAGGGCACGGCCCTGCCCGACGCCGGCTCGGTGGAGCCCGAGCCGCTCGTGTACGACCGCACCGGCAGCGCCGCGACGGCCGGTGCCACCGGCGCCTCCGGCGAGGCGGCGAAGACGGCCCTGTCGTCCGCCAAGCGGGGCATGTCCAACGCCCTCGTGGTCGGCGGCGAGCACACCGCCAGCGGCCACCCCGTCGCCGTGTTCGGCCCGCAGACCGGCTACTTCGCCCCGCAGTTGCTGCTGCTCCAGGAGATCCAGGGCCCGGGCATCAGCGCCCGCGGCGCCTCCTTCGCGGGCCTGAGCATGTACGTGGAACTCGGCCGGGGCCAGGACTACGCGTGGAGCGCCACGACCTCCGGCCAGGACATCATCGACACCTACGCCGTCGAACTGTGCCAGGACGACCACCACTACTTGTACCGCGGCACCTGCACGCCGATGGAGAAGATCGAGCAGAAGAACGCCTGGAAGCCCACCACCGCCGACGGCACCGCGGCCGGCTCGTACACGATGCGCGTCTGGCGCACGAAGTACGGCCCGGTCGAATACCGCGCGACGGTCGGCGGCAAGAAGGTCGCCTACACCACCCTGCGCTCGTCCTTCATGCACGAGGCCGACTCCATCATCGGCTTCCAGATGCTGAACGACCCCGGCTACGTCAAGGGCCCGGAGTCCTTCCAGAAGGCGGTGCAGCACATCAACTACACCTTCAACTGGTTCTACGCCGACTCCGAGCACACCGCGTACTACAACAGCGGAGACAACCCGGTGCGCGCGAACGGCGTCGACGCCGAGTTCCCGGTGTGGGCGCGGCCGGCGTACGAGTGGCGGGGCTGGGACCCGGCGGCCAACACGGCCGACTACACCCCGCCCTCCGCCCACCCGAACTCGATCGACCAGGACTACTACATCTCCTGGAACAACAAGCAGGCCAAGGACTACACGACCGCGCCCTGGGGCAACGGGTCCGTGCACCGTGGCAACCTCCTGGAGGACCGGGTGAAGAAGCTGGTCCGGCAGGGCGGGGTGACCCGGGCCTCGCTGGTGAAGGCCATGGCCGACGCGGGGACGGCCGATCTGCGGGCGGAGGACGTCCTGCCCAGGCTGCTGAAGGTCGTCACGAGTTCGCCGGTCACCGACTCCGCCACCGCCGCTGCCGTCGGCAAGCTCCAGGCCTGGGTCGCGGCAGGCGGCAAGCGCACCGAGACCTCGGCCGGCTCCAAGAAGTACGCCGACGCCGACGCGATCCGCATCCTGGACGCCTGGTGGCCGCTGCTGGTCAAGGCCGAGTTCGAACCGGGCCTCGGCAGTGAGCTGTACGAGGCCATGACCGCGAACCTGCCCGTCGACGAGTCCCCGTCGGCCGCCCACGGCCCGACCGGCTCGCACGCCGGAAGCTCCTTCCAGTACGGCTGGTGGAGCTATGTCGACAAGGACCTCCGGGCCGTGCTCGGCGAGCAGGTGCAGGGGCCGCTGGCCAGGAAGTACTGCGGCGACGGCAGCCTCGGCGCCTGCCGCGACACCCTCGTCGGCACCCTGAAGGAGGCGGCCGGAAAGACCGCCGCCCAGGTCTACCCCGGCGACGACCAGTGCGCGGCGGGCGACCAGTGGTGTGCCGACTCGGTCATCCATCGCACCCTCGGCGGTATCAAGCACGGCAAGATCAGCTGGCAGAACCGGCCGACCTACCAGCAGGTCGTGGAGTTCACCTCGCACCGGTGA
- a CDS encoding serine-threonine protein kinase, whose product MADPAMSVTPYWELTFDADGDPVGRQRDRLLAGVAERRVRDLIVFAHGWNNDRSGATRLYDRFLAPFPRLAPAARVGYVGVLWPAMRFSDEPIPDLPRAVAAEAPGRPVLDKDTRHALLETFPGRAILVDQIARLLEQQPPEEAELEEFGRLVRLLVEVVAPGPQELFAADTVAEGVPQSEPEMFAGSSAAACEEFAQALAELEASGGRRDFRLPNPWDGAHELLRQATYYAMKRRAGTVGERGLGRVVGQLAKAAPDVRVHLVGHSFGARLVSFALRGLPEGVRSVKSVTLLQGAFSHYAFAARLPHDPRAGGVLQGQQNRIDGPLVCCHSRHDTALGTIYPLASRMAGDSRSVATGLDLSRALGEKWGAMGCGGARAVPGTRAYTLAKALTVKPPASGCVNVDASAVVRRGGPPAGAHSDILHEELARLVLAAGRVR is encoded by the coding sequence ATGGCGGATCCGGCGATGAGTGTGACTCCCTACTGGGAGCTGACCTTCGACGCGGACGGGGACCCGGTGGGCCGCCAGCGGGACCGGTTGCTCGCCGGGGTGGCGGAACGCAGGGTGCGCGACCTGATCGTCTTCGCGCACGGCTGGAACAACGACCGATCGGGCGCGACGCGGCTCTACGACCGTTTCCTCGCGCCCTTCCCTCGGCTGGCCCCGGCGGCCCGGGTCGGGTACGTCGGGGTGCTGTGGCCGGCGATGCGGTTCTCCGACGAGCCGATCCCGGACCTGCCCAGGGCCGTGGCGGCCGAGGCCCCCGGGCGGCCCGTGCTCGACAAGGACACGCGGCACGCGCTGCTGGAGACCTTCCCGGGCCGGGCGATCCTGGTCGACCAGATCGCGCGGCTGCTGGAGCAGCAGCCGCCGGAGGAGGCCGAACTGGAGGAGTTCGGGCGGCTGGTGCGGCTGCTGGTGGAGGTGGTGGCGCCCGGGCCGCAGGAGCTGTTCGCGGCGGACACGGTGGCGGAGGGGGTGCCGCAGAGCGAGCCGGAGATGTTCGCCGGATCGTCGGCGGCGGCCTGCGAGGAGTTCGCTCAGGCCCTCGCGGAGCTCGAAGCGTCCGGCGGACGGCGGGACTTCCGGCTCCCGAACCCCTGGGACGGTGCGCACGAACTCCTGCGGCAGGCGACGTACTACGCGATGAAGCGGCGCGCGGGAACCGTCGGCGAGCGTGGCCTCGGCCGGGTCGTCGGGCAGCTCGCCAAGGCGGCGCCGGATGTGCGCGTGCACCTGGTGGGGCACAGCTTCGGCGCGCGGCTGGTGTCGTTCGCGCTGCGCGGACTGCCCGAGGGCGTGCGCTCGGTGAAGTCCGTGACACTACTCCAAGGGGCGTTCTCGCACTACGCGTTCGCGGCCCGGCTGCCGCACGACCCGCGCGCGGGAGGGGTCCTCCAGGGGCAGCAGAACCGCATCGACGGCCCCCTGGTGTGCTGCCACTCCCGGCACGACACGGCCCTCGGCACGATCTATCCGCTGGCGTCCCGGATGGCGGGCGACAGCCGGTCGGTCGCCACCGGCCTCGACCTGAGCCGGGCCCTGGGCGAGAAGTGGGGTGCGATGGGCTGCGGCGGGGCGCGGGCGGTGCCGGGCACGCGCGCGTACACCCTCGCCAAGGCCCTGACGGTGAAACCGCCCGCCTCGGGGTGCGTGAACGTCGACGCGTCGGCGGTGGTCAGACGCGGCGGCCCGCCGGCCGGGGCGCACAGCGACATCCTGCACGAGGAGCTGGCCCGGCTGGTGCTGGCGGCGGGCCGCGTGCGCTGA
- a CDS encoding exo-beta-N-acetylmuramidase NamZ family protein — translation MRPSRRAVLTAATAAAVSAAPPTAAAQRHKKLRTGFERLAQDGYTPLDSQKVGIVTNPTGITRDARHIVDVMHADDRVDLTAVFGPEHGFRGTAQAGGSEGRYDDPATGLPVYDTYLKSGRPLADIFTASGVDTVVFDIQDVGARFYTYIWTLYDCMEAAQLAGKRFVVLDRPNPVTGRAALGPVLHKEFATFVGRQPVSQAHGMTVAELARLFNGEFLTDPVPLETVMMSGWKRSDFYDASGLPWVPPSPNMPTPETALVYSGTCLFEGTNLSEGRGTTRPFELLGAEGIDRRWAAEANELGLPGVRFREAYFAPTFSKFQGKTVGGVQLHVHDRAAFDPVRTGIALLVTAKRVWSGFAWRPDHWIDKLTGSTRVRTMIDAGADTDEVVAGWQQDLAAFRRTRREYLVYR, via the coding sequence ATGCGCCCTTCAAGACGAGCCGTACTCACGGCGGCCACGGCGGCAGCCGTATCAGCGGCACCCCCCACGGCCGCCGCCCAGCGCCACAAAAAACTACGCACCGGCTTCGAACGACTCGCCCAGGACGGCTACACCCCGCTCGACAGCCAAAAGGTCGGCATCGTCACCAACCCCACCGGCATCACCCGCGACGCCCGCCACATCGTCGACGTCATGCACGCGGACGACCGCGTCGACCTCACCGCCGTCTTCGGCCCCGAGCACGGCTTCCGAGGCACCGCCCAGGCCGGCGGCTCCGAAGGCCGCTACGACGACCCGGCGACCGGTCTGCCCGTCTACGACACGTACCTCAAGAGCGGCCGCCCCCTCGCCGACATCTTCACCGCGTCCGGCGTGGACACGGTCGTCTTCGACATCCAGGACGTCGGCGCCCGCTTCTACACGTACATCTGGACCCTGTACGACTGCATGGAGGCCGCCCAGCTCGCCGGCAAGCGGTTCGTGGTGCTGGACCGGCCCAACCCGGTGACGGGTCGCGCGGCCCTCGGGCCCGTGCTGCACAAGGAGTTCGCCACGTTCGTCGGGCGGCAACCCGTCTCCCAGGCCCACGGGATGACCGTCGCGGAGCTGGCGCGGCTGTTCAACGGCGAGTTCCTCACCGACCCCGTGCCGCTGGAGACCGTGATGATGTCGGGCTGGAAGCGCTCGGATTTCTACGACGCCTCCGGTCTGCCCTGGGTGCCGCCGAGCCCGAACATGCCGACGCCGGAGACGGCCCTGGTGTACTCGGGGACGTGCCTGTTCGAGGGCACGAACCTGTCGGAGGGGCGTGGCACGACCCGGCCGTTCGAGCTGCTGGGCGCGGAGGGGATCGACCGGCGCTGGGCGGCCGAGGCGAACGAACTCGGGCTGCCGGGCGTGCGGTTCAGGGAGGCGTACTTCGCGCCGACCTTCTCGAAGTTCCAGGGCAAGACGGTCGGCGGCGTCCAGCTCCATGTGCACGACCGGGCCGCGTTCGACCCCGTGCGCACGGGAATCGCCCTGCTCGTGACCGCCAAGCGGGTCTGGAGCGGCTTCGCCTGGCGTCCCGACCACTGGATCGACAAGCTCACCGGCTCCACGCGCGTACGCACGATGATCGACGCGGGCGCGGACACCGACGAGGTCGTGGCGGGGTGGCAGCAGGACCTGGCGGCGTTCCGGCGGACGCGACGGGAGTACCTCGTCTACCGCTGA
- a CDS encoding SDR family oxidoreductase, which yields MVGAFQGAGVVVTGAGGGIGAALARRFAAEGARVVVNDLDAERAKHVADEVGGIAVPGDASAIVGDARDALGGTVDVYCANAGVAFDGVDSGRALDEKAWSTSWDVNVMAHVRAAEQLLPAWLERGSGRFVSTVSAAGLLTMIGAAPYAVTKHGALAYAEWLSLTYRHRGVKVHAICPQGVRTDMLAATGSAGDLVLQPTAIEPDAVADALLKGIEEDRFLILPHPEVAAYHQARAGDPDRWLTGMNRIQQQWEETR from the coding sequence ATGGTGGGAGCCTTTCAAGGGGCCGGAGTCGTTGTCACGGGGGCCGGTGGCGGGATCGGGGCCGCGCTGGCCCGGCGCTTCGCCGCCGAGGGGGCCCGGGTCGTGGTCAATGACCTGGATGCCGAGCGGGCCAAGCACGTCGCGGACGAGGTCGGGGGGATCGCCGTGCCCGGTGACGCCTCGGCGATCGTCGGGGACGCCCGGGACGCGCTCGGCGGGACCGTCGACGTGTACTGCGCCAACGCCGGTGTCGCCTTCGACGGCGTCGACTCCGGTCGGGCGCTGGACGAGAAGGCGTGGTCGACGTCCTGGGACGTGAACGTCATGGCCCATGTCCGGGCCGCCGAGCAGTTGCTGCCGGCCTGGCTGGAGCGCGGCAGCGGCCGGTTCGTGTCCACGGTGTCCGCAGCCGGGCTGCTCACCATGATCGGTGCCGCGCCCTACGCCGTCACCAAGCACGGCGCCCTCGCCTACGCCGAGTGGCTGTCGCTGACGTACCGGCACCGGGGTGTGAAGGTCCACGCGATCTGCCCGCAGGGCGTCCGCACCGACATGCTCGCCGCCACCGGCAGCGCGGGCGACCTGGTGCTGCAGCCGACCGCGATCGAGCCGGACGCCGTCGCGGACGCCCTGCTCAAGGGCATCGAGGAGGACCGCTTCCTGATCCTTCCGCACCCGGAGGTAGCCGCCTATCACCAGGCCCGGGCCGGTGACCCCGACCGGTGGCTGACCGGCATGAACCGCATCCAGCAGCAGTGGGAGGAGACCCGGTGA